A genome region from Danio aesculapii chromosome 2, fDanAes4.1, whole genome shotgun sequence includes the following:
- the them6 gene encoding protein THEM6-like: MEDALLWVVGVLLLLFCTLDVWYYLRAVLVVTKAWFLSPVFDVTGEQTASGRVVLNDIDLCHMNNARYLRECDFARLSLYTRNGVFKALRALGATAVVGATTIRYRRPLCVGEAFELRSRIVSWDEKSFYLEQRFVSCKDGMVSAVMFCKQNVLRSTPDKILQYLCKRKVEVPEFPEDLQHWINFISASSKALRGESQLHDKKSQ, from the exons GGAGGACGCTCTGCTGTGGGTTGTGGGTGTGCTGTTACTCCTGTTCTGCACTCTGGATGTGTGGTATTACCTACGAGCCGTGTTGGTGGTGACCAAAGCCTGGTTCCTCTCACCTGTGTTTGACGTGACCGGAGAGCAGACGGCCAGCGGACGCGTGGTTCTCAATGATATAGATCTGTGCCACATGAACAACGCTCGATACCTGCGTGAGTGCGACTTCGCCAGATTGTCTTTGTACACCCGTAATGGAGTCTTCAAGGCTTTGAGGGCACTCGGGGCCACAGCGGTGGTCGGAGCGACTACCATCCGCTACAGACGGCCTCTGTGTGTCGGTGAGGCATTTGAGCTGCGCAGTCGAATCGTCAGCTGGGATGAGAAATCCTTTTATCTGGAACAGCGCTTCGTGTCTTGTAAAGATGGGATGGTCTCGGCTGTTATGTTCTGCAAGCAGAATGTTCTGCGCAGCACTCCAGACAAGATCCTGCAATACCTGTGCAAGAGAAAG GTTGAAGTGCCAGAATTTCCTGAAGACCTGCAGCACTGGATCAATTTCATCTCGGCCAGCAGTAAAGCCCTGAGGGGGGAAAGCCAGCTCCATGATAAAAAGAGCCAATGA